In Pseudomonas sp. MM213, a genomic segment contains:
- a CDS encoding quinoprotein relay system zinc metallohydrolase 1 codes for MRWMLLLFISLSLPALAELDYSLKPRQIAADTWLLEGSTDNFAKANGGNIVNTAFIVTERGVVVIDTGPSRRYGEAMRKAIAATTDKPVIQVLLTHHHPDHVLGNQAFSDVPIGALAGTCELLKQQGDAMAENMYRLVGDWMRGTEVVLPTETLTPGVRNFGDHDLRLLSLGGHTGADLAILDQQTGVLFAGDLVFYQRALTTPNSPGLSVWLADIATLQGLAWTLIIPGHGPISTDAKPFEQMRDYLGWLDQLMREGAANGSDMAEMIRSPIPERFAGISLSRYELIRSVSHLYPRYERTQMKRVDSTTNQR; via the coding sequence ATGCGCTGGATGCTGCTGTTGTTCATTAGCCTGAGCCTTCCGGCGTTGGCCGAACTCGACTATTCACTCAAGCCCCGGCAGATCGCCGCCGACACCTGGCTGCTGGAAGGCAGCACCGACAATTTTGCCAAGGCCAACGGCGGCAACATCGTCAACACCGCCTTCATCGTCACCGAACGCGGGGTGGTGGTGATCGACACCGGGCCGTCCAGGCGATACGGCGAAGCGATGCGCAAAGCCATTGCCGCGACCACCGACAAACCGGTGATCCAGGTGTTGCTGACCCATCATCATCCCGATCATGTGCTGGGCAATCAGGCCTTCAGCGATGTGCCGATTGGCGCGCTCGCGGGCACCTGCGAGTTGTTGAAGCAGCAGGGTGACGCCATGGCCGAGAACATGTATCGGCTGGTGGGCGACTGGATGCGGGGCACCGAAGTGGTGTTGCCGACCGAGACGCTGACGCCCGGCGTGCGAAATTTTGGGGATCACGATCTGCGCCTGCTGAGCCTGGGTGGGCATACCGGCGCGGATCTGGCTATTCTCGACCAGCAAACCGGCGTGCTGTTTGCCGGGGATCTGGTGTTTTACCAGCGGGCGCTGACCACGCCCAACAGTCCGGGGTTGTCGGTGTGGCTGGCGGACATCGCCACGCTTCAGGGGTTGGCGTGGACGCTTATTATCCCCGGTCACGGCCCGATCTCCACGGATGCAAAACCGTTCGAGCAAATGCGTGACTACCTTGGCTGGCTCGACCAGTTGATGCGCGAGGGTGCGGCCAACGGCAGCGACATGGCCGAGATGATCCGCAGCCCGATTCCCGAACGCTTCGCCGGGATCAGCCTGAGTCGCTACGAACTGATCCGCAGCGTCAGCCATCTCTATCCGCGCTACGAGCGCACACAAATGAAACGCGTTGACTCCACCACCAACCAACGCTGA
- a CDS encoding PQQ-dependent methanol/ethanol family dehydrogenase — MTQPARRQPFVLSLLLSAMLLSGTALAAVTDQDILQDPKNPEQVVTNGLGVQGQRYSPLDTLNVNNVKDLRPVWAFSFGGEKQRGQQAQPMIKDGVMYMTGSYSRVFAVDARTGKKLWQYDARLPDDIRPCCDVINRGVALYGDLVIFGTLDAKLVALNKDTGKVVWSKKVADHKEGYSISAAPLVINGKLITGVAGGEFGVVGKIEAYDPKNGDLLWTRPTVEGHMGYVYKDGKAVENGISGGEAGKTWPGDLWKTGGAAPWLGGYYDPETNLLLFGTGNPAPWNSHLRPGDNLYSSSRLALNPDDGTIKWHFQSTPHDGWDYDGVNELVSFNYSEGGKEIKAAATADRNGFFYVLDRTNGKFIRGFPFVDKITWATGLDKQGRPIYNEASRPGAPGTEAKGSSVFVAPAFLGAKNWMPMAYNKDTGLFYVPSNEWGMDIWNEGIAYKKGAAFLGAGFTIKPLNEDYIGVLRAIDPKTGKEVWRHKNFAPLWGGVLTTKGNLVFTGTPEGFLQAFNAKTGEKVWEFQTGSGVLGSPVTWEMDGEQYVSVLSGWGGAVPLWGGEVAKRVKDFNQGGMLWTFKLPKDLVAKH, encoded by the coding sequence ATGACCCAACCCGCACGTCGCCAACCCTTCGTCTTGAGCCTGTTGCTCAGTGCCATGCTGTTGTCCGGCACCGCATTGGCCGCCGTCACTGACCAGGACATTCTCCAGGACCCCAAGAACCCGGAGCAGGTCGTCACCAACGGTCTGGGCGTCCAGGGTCAGCGCTACAGCCCGCTCGACACCCTCAACGTCAACAACGTGAAGGACTTGCGGCCGGTCTGGGCCTTCTCCTTCGGCGGCGAAAAACAACGCGGTCAGCAAGCGCAACCGATGATCAAGGACGGCGTGATGTACATGACCGGCTCCTACTCGCGGGTGTTTGCGGTGGATGCGCGCACCGGCAAGAAACTCTGGCAATACGATGCGCGTCTGCCCGATGACATCCGCCCGTGCTGTGACGTGATCAACCGGGGCGTGGCGCTGTATGGCGACCTGGTGATTTTCGGCACCCTCGACGCCAAGCTCGTGGCCCTGAACAAAGACACCGGCAAAGTGGTGTGGAGCAAGAAGGTCGCCGACCACAAGGAAGGTTATTCGATCAGTGCCGCGCCGCTGGTGATCAACGGCAAACTGATTACCGGCGTGGCGGGTGGCGAGTTCGGCGTGGTCGGCAAGATCGAAGCCTACGACCCGAAAAACGGTGATCTGTTGTGGACCCGGCCCACCGTCGAGGGCCACATGGGCTATGTCTACAAGGACGGCAAAGCGGTAGAGAACGGCATCTCCGGTGGCGAAGCAGGTAAGACCTGGCCCGGCGATCTGTGGAAAACCGGCGGCGCCGCCCCTTGGCTCGGCGGCTACTACGACCCGGAAACCAATCTGCTGCTGTTCGGCACCGGCAACCCGGCGCCGTGGAACTCGCACCTGCGCCCTGGCGACAACCTTTACTCGTCGTCACGCCTGGCGCTGAACCCCGACGACGGCACCATCAAGTGGCACTTCCAGAGCACGCCCCACGACGGTTGGGACTATGACGGCGTGAACGAACTGGTGTCGTTCAACTACAGCGAAGGCGGCAAAGAAATCAAAGCCGCCGCGACCGCAGACCGTAACGGTTTCTTCTACGTGCTGGACCGCACCAACGGCAAGTTCATTCGCGGCTTCCCCTTCGTCGACAAGATCACCTGGGCCACCGGCCTCGATAAACAAGGCCGGCCGATCTACAACGAAGCCAGCCGTCCCGGCGCACCGGGCACCGAAGCCAAGGGCAGTTCGGTGTTCGTCGCCCCGGCGTTCCTCGGCGCGAAAAACTGGATGCCGATGGCCTACAACAAGGACACCGGGTTGTTCTACGTACCGTCCAACGAGTGGGGCATGGACATCTGGAACGAAGGCATCGCCTACAAGAAAGGCGCGGCGTTCCTCGGTGCTGGTTTCACCATCAAGCCCTTGAACGAAGACTACATCGGCGTGCTGCGCGCCATCGACCCGAAAACCGGCAAGGAAGTCTGGCGTCACAAGAACTTCGCGCCGCTGTGGGGCGGGGTGCTGACCACTAAAGGCAACCTGGTGTTCACCGGCACGCCGGAAGGTTTTCTCCAGGCATTCAATGCCAAGACCGGCGAGAAAGTCTGGGAATTCCAGACTGGCTCCGGCGTACTTGGCTCGCCCGTGACTTGGGAAATGGATGGCGAGCAGTACGTCTCGGTGCTGTCCGGTTGGGGCGGCGCGGTGCCGCTGTGGGGCGGTGAAGTGGCCAAGCGCGTGAAGGACTTCAACCAGGGCGGCATGCTCTGGACCTTCAAGTTGCCGAAAGACCTGGTGGCCAAGCACTAA
- the exaC gene encoding acetaldehyde dehydrogenase ExaC, which yields MIYAQPGTPGAVVSFKPRYGNFIGGEFVAPVNGEYFTNTSPVTGEVIAEFPRSSAADIERALDAAHAAADAWGKTSAQDRSLVLLKIADRIEQNLEILAVTETWDNGKAVRETLNADVPLAADHFRYFAGCIRAQEGGAAEINELTTAYHFHEPLGVVGQIIPWNFPLLMAAWKLAPALAAGNCIVLKPAEQTPLSIMVFAELIADLLPAGVLNIVQGFGREAGEALATSKRIAKIAFTGSTPVGAHIMHCAAENIIPSTVELGGKSPNIFFEDIMNAEPQFIEKAAEGLVLAFFNQGEVCTCPSRALVQESIYEPFMAEVMKKIVKIKRGNPLDTDTMVGAQASEQQYDKILSYLKIAQEEGAELLTGGAAERLEGDLSSGYYIQPTLLKGHNKMRVFQEEIFGPVVGITTFKDEAEALAIANDSEFGLGAGLWTRDINRAYRMGRAIKAGRVWTNCYHLYPAHAAFGGYKKSGVGRENHKMMLDHYQQTKNLLVSYDINPLGFF from the coding sequence ATGATCTACGCACAACCCGGAACACCCGGCGCCGTCGTTTCCTTCAAACCGCGCTACGGCAACTTCATCGGCGGCGAGTTCGTCGCACCGGTCAACGGCGAGTACTTCACCAACACCTCGCCGGTAACCGGTGAAGTGATCGCCGAGTTCCCGCGCTCCAGCGCCGCCGACATCGAAAGGGCGCTCGACGCCGCCCACGCCGCTGCCGATGCCTGGGGCAAAACCTCGGCGCAGGACCGCTCGCTGGTGCTGCTGAAAATCGCCGATCGCATCGAACAAAACCTCGAAATCCTTGCCGTCACCGAAACCTGGGACAACGGCAAGGCCGTGCGCGAAACCCTCAACGCCGACGTGCCGCTGGCCGCCGACCACTTCCGTTACTTCGCCGGTTGCATCCGCGCACAGGAAGGTGGCGCCGCCGAAATCAACGAGCTGACCACCGCCTATCATTTTCACGAGCCATTGGGCGTGGTCGGGCAGATCATCCCGTGGAACTTCCCGCTGCTGATGGCCGCGTGGAAACTCGCCCCGGCCCTGGCGGCCGGCAACTGCATCGTGCTCAAGCCTGCCGAGCAGACACCACTGTCGATCATGGTCTTCGCCGAACTGATCGCCGACTTGCTGCCGGCCGGCGTGCTCAACATCGTGCAAGGTTTCGGTCGCGAAGCCGGTGAGGCACTGGCCACCAGCAAGCGCATCGCCAAGATCGCCTTCACCGGCTCCACCCCAGTGGGCGCGCACATCATGCATTGCGCCGCCGAAAACATTATTCCGAGCACCGTCGAACTGGGCGGCAAGTCGCCGAACATCTTCTTCGAAGACATCATGAACGCCGAGCCACAGTTCATCGAGAAAGCCGCCGAAGGCCTGGTGCTCGCCTTCTTCAACCAGGGCGAAGTCTGCACCTGCCCGTCGCGTGCGCTGGTGCAAGAGTCGATCTACGAACCGTTCATGGCCGAGGTGATGAAGAAGATCGTCAAGATCAAACGCGGCAACCCGCTGGACACCGACACCATGGTCGGCGCCCAGGCGTCCGAGCAGCAATACGACAAGATTCTCTCGTACCTGAAAATTGCCCAGGAGGAGGGCGCCGAGCTGCTCACCGGTGGTGCGGCGGAACGTCTTGAAGGCGACTTGTCGAGCGGCTATTACATCCAGCCGACCTTGCTCAAGGGCCACAACAAGATGCGCGTGTTCCAGGAAGAAATCTTCGGCCCGGTGGTGGGCATCACCACGTTCAAAGACGAAGCCGAAGCCCTGGCGATTGCCAACGACAGCGAGTTCGGCCTCGGTGCCGGCCTGTGGACCCGCGACATCAACCGCGCGTACCGCATGGGCCGGGCGATCAAGGCCGGTCGCGTCTGGACCAACTGCTACCACCTGTACCCGGCGCATGCCGCGTTCGGTGGCTACAAGAAGTCCGGTGTCGGCCGTGAGAACCACAAGATGATGCTCGACCATTATCAGCAGACCAAAAACCTGCTGGTGAGCTACGACATCAATCCGCTGGGGTTCTTCTAA
- the pqqA gene encoding pyrroloquinoline quinone precursor peptide PqqA yields MWTKPAFTDLRIGFEVTMYFANR; encoded by the coding sequence ATGTGGACTAAACCCGCGTTTACCGATCTGCGCATTGGCTTCGAAGTGACGATGTATTTCGCCAACCGCTGA
- the pqqB gene encoding pyrroloquinoline quinone biosynthesis protein PqqB, which produces MHIRVLGSAAGGGFPQWNCNCRQCAGMRNGSLRAQRRTQSSIALSDNGVDWVLCNASPDIRAQLESFAPLQPARRLRDTAIAGVVLMDSQIDHCTGLLSLREGCPHSVWCTERVHEDLSSGFPLFTMLKHWNGGLQWQPIGLDRQPFSIAACEQLQFRAIPLVSNAPPYSPNRGNPQPGDTIGLFIEDRRTGASLFYAPGLGQIDDEVLSWMQRADCLLLDGTLWRDDEMRVCEVGQSLGSEMGHLPQSGAGGMLEVLEGFTRQRKVLIHINNTNPILDEDSAERALLERRGIEVAYDGMGIVL; this is translated from the coding sequence ATGCACATTCGCGTTCTCGGTTCCGCCGCTGGCGGTGGTTTTCCGCAGTGGAACTGCAACTGTCGCCAGTGCGCCGGTATGCGCAATGGCAGCCTGCGTGCGCAACGTCGCACGCAATCCTCCATTGCCCTGAGCGACAACGGTGTGGACTGGGTGCTGTGCAATGCCTCCCCGGATATTCGCGCGCAACTCGAGAGTTTCGCGCCGCTGCAACCGGCACGTCGCTTGCGCGACACGGCCATTGCCGGCGTGGTCCTGATGGACAGCCAGATCGACCATTGCACCGGCCTGTTGAGCCTGCGCGAAGGCTGCCCGCATTCGGTGTGGTGCACCGAGCGGGTTCATGAAGACCTGAGCAGCGGCTTTCCATTGTTCACCATGCTCAAGCACTGGAATGGCGGTTTGCAGTGGCAACCGATCGGACTCGATCGCCAGCCGTTCAGCATCGCGGCCTGCGAACAGTTGCAGTTTCGGGCCATTCCGCTGGTCAGCAATGCTCCGCCGTATTCACCGAATCGGGGTAACCCACAGCCAGGCGACACCATTGGCCTGTTCATCGAAGACCGGCGCACGGGCGCTTCGTTGTTCTATGCGCCGGGCCTCGGGCAAATCGATGACGAGGTGTTGAGCTGGATGCAGCGTGCCGATTGCCTGTTGCTGGATGGCACGTTGTGGCGCGATGACGAAATGCGCGTCTGTGAAGTCGGCCAGAGCCTGGGCAGCGAGATGGGGCATCTGCCGCAGAGTGGGGCAGGCGGGATGCTGGAGGTGTTGGAGGGTTTTACTCGTCAGCGCAAGGTGCTGATCCACATTAACAACACCAACCCGATCCTCGACGAAGACTCGGCTGAGCGGGCGTTGCTGGAGCGGCGCGGGATCGAGGTGGCCTATGACGGCATGGGCATCGTGCTGTAG
- the pqqC gene encoding pyrroloquinoline-quinone synthase PqqC, whose translation MTDTAMNPTEFEQALRAKGAYYHIHHPFHQAMYAGRASREQIQGWVANRFYYQINIPLKDAAILANCPERDVRREWLQRILDHDGVPGSEGGIEAWLRLGEAVGLDREQILSQELVLPGVRFAVDAYVNFARRACWQEAASSSLTELFAPQIHQSRLDAWPAHYPWIDVAGYDYFRTRLSQARRDVEHGLRITLAHYVTVEAKQRMLEILQFKLDVLWSMLDAMSMAYELERPPYHTVTTERVWHRGIAL comes from the coding sequence ATGACTGATACAGCGATGAACCCCACCGAATTCGAACAGGCCCTGCGCGCCAAAGGCGCGTACTACCACATCCATCACCCGTTCCACCAAGCCATGTACGCCGGTCGCGCCAGTCGCGAGCAGATTCAAGGCTGGGTCGCCAACCGCTTCTACTACCAGATCAACATTCCGCTCAAGGACGCCGCCATCCTCGCCAACTGCCCGGAGCGCGACGTGCGCCGCGAATGGCTGCAACGGATTCTCGACCATGACGGCGTGCCTGGCAGCGAAGGCGGTATCGAAGCCTGGCTGCGGTTGGGCGAAGCTGTGGGCCTGGATCGTGAGCAAATTCTGTCCCAGGAACTGGTATTGCCCGGCGTACGTTTCGCCGTGGACGCCTACGTCAATTTCGCCCGGCGCGCCTGCTGGCAGGAAGCGGCCAGCAGCTCGCTGACCGAGCTGTTCGCCCCGCAGATCCACCAGTCGCGGCTGGACGCCTGGCCCGCGCATTACCCGTGGATCGACGTCGCCGGTTACGACTATTTCCGCACGCGCCTGAGTCAGGCGCGGCGCGATGTCGAGCACGGTTTGCGCATTACCCTGGCGCACTACGTCACCGTCGAAGCCAAGCAGCGCATGCTGGAAATCCTCCAGTTCAAGCTCGACGTGCTGTGGAGCATGCTCGACGCCATGAGCATGGCCTACGAGCTGGAACGCCCGCCGTATCACACGGTGACCACCGAACGCGTCTGGCATCGGGGGATCGCCTTGTGA
- the pqqD gene encoding pyrroloquinoline quinone biosynthesis peptide chaperone PqqD, which yields MSPINRAQSPALRRGFRLQWEPRQDCHVLLYPEGMIKLNASAGQILDLLDGQRSVAAIIDLLSASFPGVPGIDEDVLAFLEVAHAQFWIE from the coding sequence GTGAGCCCGATCAATCGTGCGCAGTCACCGGCATTGCGCCGGGGGTTTCGCCTGCAGTGGGAACCTCGTCAGGACTGCCACGTGCTGCTGTACCCCGAAGGCATGATCAAACTCAACGCCAGTGCCGGGCAGATTCTCGACCTGCTGGACGGTCAACGCAGTGTGGCGGCGATCATCGATTTGCTCTCCGCGAGTTTTCCCGGTGTGCCGGGGATCGACGAGGATGTGCTGGCGTTTCTGGAGGTGGCCCATGCTCAATTCTGGATCGAATGA
- the pqqE gene encoding pyrroloquinoline quinone biosynthesis protein PqqE gives MLNSGSNDAPPGPPLWLLAELTYRCPLQCPYCSNPLDFAQQGAELSTEEWIRVFREARAMGAAQLGFSGGEPLVRQDLAELIKAARDMGYYTNLITSGIGLTEQKVHDFKVAGLDHIQISFQAADEAVNNMLAGSRKAFAQKLAMARAVKAQGYPMVLNFVTHRHNIDRIDRIIDLCLELEADFVELATCQFYGWAELNRVGLLPTREQLQRAERITNEYRERLEAQGHPCKLIFVTPDYYEERPKTCMNGWANLFLDITPDGTALPCHSARQLPVTFPNVREHSIEHIWNDSFGFNRFRGDDWMKEPCRSCDEKHKDLGGCRCQAFMLTGDAANADPVCSKSPHHGAILKAREEADAPGQGMEHLTLRNEKASRLIYRG, from the coding sequence ATGCTCAATTCTGGATCGAATGATGCGCCTCCGGGGCCACCGCTGTGGCTGTTGGCGGAGCTGACTTATCGCTGCCCGTTGCAATGCCCCTATTGCTCCAATCCACTGGATTTCGCCCAGCAAGGCGCAGAGCTGAGCACTGAGGAATGGATTCGCGTGTTCCGCGAGGCGCGTGCGATGGGCGCTGCGCAACTGGGGTTTTCCGGCGGTGAGCCGCTGGTGCGCCAGGACCTGGCGGAGCTGATAAAAGCCGCACGGGACATGGGTTACTACACCAACCTGATCACCTCGGGCATCGGCCTGACCGAGCAGAAAGTCCATGATTTCAAAGTCGCCGGACTCGACCATATCCAGATCAGCTTCCAGGCGGCCGACGAAGCGGTCAACAACATGCTCGCCGGCTCGCGCAAGGCGTTCGCGCAGAAACTCGCCATGGCCCGCGCGGTGAAAGCCCAGGGTTATCCGATGGTGCTGAACTTCGTCACCCATCGGCACAACATCGATCGCATCGACCGCATCATCGACTTGTGCCTGGAGCTGGAAGCGGATTTTGTCGAGCTGGCCACGTGTCAGTTTTATGGGTGGGCCGAGCTCAATCGCGTGGGCCTGTTGCCGACCCGCGAGCAATTGCAGCGCGCCGAACGCATCACCAATGAATACCGCGAACGGCTTGAGGCGCAGGGGCATCCGTGCAAGTTGATCTTCGTCACCCCGGATTACTACGAAGAACGCCCCAAGACCTGCATGAACGGCTGGGCCAATCTGTTTCTCGACATCACCCCGGACGGCACGGCGTTGCCCTGTCATAGCGCCCGGCAATTGCCGGTGACATTCCCCAATGTGCGCGAACACAGCATCGAGCACATCTGGAACGACTCCTTCGGTTTCAACCGCTTCCGTGGCGACGACTGGATGAAGGAGCCATGCCGCTCCTGCGATGAAAAACACAAGGACCTGGGTGGCTGCCGCTGCCAGGCATTCATGCTGACTGGCGATGCCGCCAATGCCGACCCGGTGTGCAGCAAGTCACCGCACCATGGCGCGATCCTCAAGGCTCGCGAGGAGGCCGATGCGCCGGGGCAGGGCATGGAACACCTGACCTTGCGCAATGAGAAGGCTTCCCGCTTGATCTACCGCGGATAA
- the ercA gene encoding alcohol dehydrogenase-like regulatory protein ErcA, protein MSQSLSQLRKFVSPEIIFGAGCRHNVGNYAKTFGARKVLVVSDPGVIAAGWVADVEASLQAQGIDYFLYSDVSPNPRVEEVMLGAELYRENHCDVIVAVGGGSPMDCGKGIGIVVAHGRSILEFEGVDTISVPSPPLILIPTTAGTSADVSQFVIISNQQERMKFSIVSKAVVPDVSLIDPETTLSMDPFLSACTGIDALVHAIEAFVSTGHGPLTDPHALEAMRLINGNLVQMIANPTDIALREKIMLGSMQAGLAFSNAILGAVHAMSHSLGGFLDLPHGLCNAVLVEHVVAFNYSSAPERFKVIAETFGIDCRGLNHRQICGRLVEHLIALKHAIGFHETLGLHGVSTADIPFLSQHAMHDPCILTNPRESSQRDVEVVYGEAL, encoded by the coding sequence ATGAGCCAGAGTCTCAGCCAGCTGCGTAAATTCGTTTCGCCTGAAATCATCTTCGGTGCCGGTTGCCGGCACAACGTCGGCAACTATGCCAAGACCTTTGGCGCGCGCAAGGTCCTGGTGGTCAGCGACCCCGGCGTCATTGCCGCCGGGTGGGTTGCCGATGTCGAGGCCAGCCTGCAGGCCCAGGGCATCGATTACTTTTTGTATAGCGACGTTTCGCCCAACCCGCGTGTCGAGGAAGTCATGCTCGGTGCCGAGTTGTACCGGGAAAACCACTGCGACGTGATCGTCGCCGTTGGTGGCGGCAGCCCGATGGATTGCGGCAAGGGCATCGGCATTGTCGTCGCTCACGGGCGCAGCATCCTCGAGTTCGAAGGGGTGGACACCATCAGCGTGCCCAGCCCGCCATTGATCCTGATCCCGACCACCGCCGGCACCTCGGCGGACGTCTCGCAATTCGTGATCATCTCCAACCAGCAAGAACGCATGAAATTCTCCATCGTCAGTAAAGCGGTGGTGCCGGACGTGTCTCTGATCGACCCGGAAACCACCCTGAGCATGGACCCGTTCCTGTCGGCCTGTACCGGCATCGACGCGTTGGTGCATGCCATCGAAGCCTTCGTCTCCACGGGCCACGGGCCACTGACCGACCCCCACGCGCTGGAAGCCATGCGCCTGATCAACGGCAACCTGGTGCAGATGATCGCCAACCCGACGGACATCGCCCTGCGCGAGAAAATCATGCTCGGCAGCATGCAGGCCGGGCTGGCGTTCTCCAACGCGATCCTCGGCGCGGTGCACGCCATGTCTCACAGCCTCGGTGGCTTCCTCGATTTGCCCCATGGCCTGTGCAACGCGGTGTTGGTGGAGCACGTGGTGGCCTTCAATTACAGCTCGGCGCCGGAACGCTTCAAGGTGATTGCCGAGACGTTCGGCATCGATTGCCGTGGCCTCAATCACCGGCAGATCTGCGGGCGGCTGGTTGAACATCTGATCGCGTTGAAACACGCCATCGGCTTCCACGAAACCCTTGGCTTGCACGGCGTCAGCACGGCGGACATCCCGTTCCTGTCGCAACATGCCATGCACGATCCGTGCATCCTGACCAACCCGCGTGAATCCAGTCAGCGTGATGTCGAGGTCGTCTATGGCGAAGCCCTCTGA
- a CDS encoding PAS domain-containing hybrid sensor histidine kinase/response regulator — protein MAKPSDEQQAALAGLLGLGSHSARKSHYPELAARLEDLETERNRYKWLFEHAVYGIFQASLDGGMRAANTALARMLGYQDPQDVMFSKADLASQLFVGGEQELENIGEILRHQGSLHGYETQLRRQDGSSVDVLMNLLLRPDKEQLVEGFVADITERKQAQQRLQQLNDELEQRVTARTDELLEANRNLQQQITQRKQIAEALRDARDAAEAANRSKDKYLAAASHDLLQPLNAARLLISTLRERKLPDVEQVLVERTHQALEGAEDLLTDLLDISRLDQAAVKPDVALYRLDELLGPLVSEFQSVADAAGLRLRVHMGDYAIRTDLRLMTRILRNFLSNACRYTDEGSILLGARRRGDRLRLEVWDTGRGIPADRLDSIFLEFNQLDVGRAADRKGVGLGLAIVERIAKILDYRVQVHSLPGRGSMFSIEVPISREVPLPISLAAPQPGTGNPLPGRRLLVLDNEVSILQSMSALLGQWGCEVVTATDEASALAALQGHAPELILADYHLDHGVVGCEVVRHLREHFSQTIPAVIITADRTDQCRRSLQRLDAPLLNKPVKPGKLRAVLSQLLG, from the coding sequence ATGGCGAAGCCCTCTGACGAGCAACAGGCGGCGCTGGCCGGCTTGCTCGGATTGGGCAGCCATTCGGCGCGCAAGAGCCATTACCCGGAACTGGCCGCCCGCCTGGAAGACCTGGAAACCGAGCGCAATCGCTACAAGTGGTTGTTCGAGCACGCGGTCTACGGGATTTTCCAGGCCAGCCTCGACGGCGGCATGCGGGCAGCCAACACGGCGCTGGCACGCATGCTCGGCTATCAGGACCCGCAAGACGTGATGTTTTCCAAGGCAGACCTGGCCAGCCAGCTGTTCGTCGGCGGTGAGCAGGAGCTGGAAAACATCGGCGAGATCCTTCGGCATCAAGGCAGCCTGCATGGTTACGAAACCCAGTTGCGCCGCCAGGACGGCAGCAGCGTCGATGTGCTGATGAACCTGTTGCTCAGGCCCGATAAGGAACAGCTGGTGGAAGGTTTTGTCGCTGACATCACCGAGCGCAAACAGGCCCAGCAACGGTTGCAACAGCTCAATGACGAACTGGAGCAACGCGTCACCGCGCGCACCGACGAATTGCTCGAAGCCAACCGCAACCTGCAGCAACAGATCACCCAGCGTAAACAGATCGCCGAAGCCTTGCGCGATGCCCGTGATGCCGCCGAGGCCGCCAATCGCAGCAAGGACAAATACCTCGCCGCCGCCAGTCATGACCTGCTGCAACCGCTGAACGCTGCGCGTTTGCTGATTTCGACCTTGCGTGAGCGCAAACTCCCGGACGTCGAACAGGTGCTGGTCGAACGCACGCATCAGGCCCTGGAAGGGGCGGAAGACTTGCTCACCGATTTGCTGGACATCTCCCGGCTCGATCAAGCGGCAGTCAAACCGGATGTCGCGTTGTACCGCCTCGATGAATTGCTCGGGCCGCTGGTGTCGGAATTCCAGTCAGTGGCCGACGCGGCCGGGCTGCGCTTGCGTGTGCACATGGGCGATTACGCCATTCGCACCGACCTGCGCCTGATGACGCGCATCCTGCGCAATTTCCTCAGCAACGCCTGTCGCTATACCGACGAGGGCAGCATCCTGCTCGGCGCCCGGCGTCGCGGTGACAGGTTGCGTCTTGAAGTCTGGGACACCGGGCGCGGGATCCCGGCGGATCGCCTCGACTCGATCTTCCTTGAGTTCAATCAACTGGACGTCGGCCGCGCCGCCGACCGCAAAGGTGTGGGGCTGGGATTGGCGATCGTCGAGCGCATCGCCAAGATTCTCGATTACCGGGTCCAGGTGCATTCGCTGCCGGGACGCGGCTCGATGTTCAGCATTGAGGTGCCGATTTCCCGTGAGGTTCCGTTACCCATCAGCCTCGCGGCGCCCCAGCCGGGCACGGGCAATCCGCTGCCGGGCCGGCGTTTGCTGGTGCTGGACAACGAGGTCAGCATTCTGCAAAGCATGAGCGCGCTGCTCGGGCAATGGGGTTGCGAAGTGGTCACCGCCACCGACGAGGCCTCGGCGCTGGCCGCGTTGCAGGGCCACGCGCCGGAGCTGATTCTGGCGGATTACCACCTCGATCATGGGGTGGTGGGGTGCGAGGTGGTCCGGCATTTGCGCGAGCATTTCAGCCAGACGATTCCGGCGGTGATCATCACCGCCGACCGCACCGATCAGTGCCGCCGCTCCTTGCAGCGACTGGATGCGCCGTTGCTGAACAAGCCGGTGAAACCCGGCAAGTTGCGCGCAGTGCTGAGTCAGCTGTTGGGGTAG